TTCGTGTtgtagttgcaagtatttgccCCTCATTGCATTCTGCGCACATCATACATACTGGTGTTGTCAAAATGACAACCATTTGACCTTATGGGATGTTCCGTTAATCACCTTGCAAATTTCCTGACAACTGGGGCATATTATTTCTCCGCTGTGAAGATATCCCATGCTGATGGCCTTGATTTGTAGCACCTGACCTTCTTTATAACAAGGGTACTCCCGACCCTCAACGATAAGAGAGAGGCCTTTATCACTGCACGAATGCTGAAAATAGATTTTGGATTTCAGGAATATGCTAGATTCACGAAAATGAAAATcgccaaaaaaaattgttattgAGAAGACGGTAGGAAAGTTGAAATCGGCCAAATAAAAATAGATAATTTTATCTGAATAAAAAAAGGGCAGAAATTTTTCAGTTGTATTTTTTCTACTATGAGATGAGCCACAGACACAGACTCCTTATCACGAGATATGCCTCACCATGTAACAGCCACTCCCCCAATGCTGCACTTTATGCGTCCTATCACACTTCATGAGGACCCATGGTGCCGACTGCTGTATACAAACTGAATTATTACCATAGCTCTCTAATGCATAGTTTGAGTATTTgtctgaaagatgaaataaatcaGTGGTGAGATGTCTTCATTACGACCAGTTATCTTTACTCTTCTTGTAAGTCGTCATAAAAATCTCGGTCCCGAAGGTGCCGAGTTACGCGAGTTCTACCGTAGTGTAGTACATGTGACTTGTCCATCTGGAAATCTGCCAGAAAACTGGGATCTGCAAAAAAACTTTGGTTTCAGTTTATAAAGATAACCCTTACCAGGTGAATTCTCGTTCTCCATACACTTTGAAGCTCTGATGACAACGTCACCTCTCTTCCAGCTAAACTCCTTAAAACAAATAAAGAAAACTTAAATTTCGTGACATATACACATCCGCTACATGATCGCATCACACTTCTTACTGCCATTGAATAATGGCAAGTACTTTCAGTTGCCCCGCTGATGAGAGAGCGGTGTCCATATGGTGCCACATAGTCAGAGGCGCAGGTTCATCTCAGGCTATGGGATATTATTACGATGATCTCAGATGGCCGACTTCCAGGGAAACCACTACCCCCAATCAGAATAGCTGTGGCTACTTGACCGAAAAGACGCTACTACCATCTACCGTCTAAGAACAGGCCACTGTGGCCTACGTGGGCATCTTAAACGTATAGGAGTAAgagacacagcagaatgccaatgccagacagcagtgcaaacaccaacgcacatcctacaggactgtcccctgtgccaggatttacgaaatagattctggcctaaggacacgaaggtcgaagaaaaactgtggggaacacagccggaccttcgggcgacaagccgcttcatctccgccacaggactgaggttatagtacttaggcaggttgaacgctgaagaagaagaagatggccGACTGACCAATTAGCTTATCTTTTTCATCGTCAACATACCTGTATGTATGGGCAGTAATCAGCCAACTCCACTGAGCCACCATATCTTCCAGCTAAAACGTCGGATACATCGGGAAGACTTGAAAAATACTGCAATATGAGGATACATGGTAAGTATCAAGTGATACTGTCACATTTCAAAAAGCAGAAGATCTTCTCGAGTTTCAACCTACAGAACATCACTATCATTTACAGCGCTAAATATCTCCAAACTGACCTTCATAACCACAGATATTTTTATCTATCACCTTTTCATATGATTTTTATATAACATATTACCACTGCTTCACTGGAACCTACCTGATACTGAGGTTCTAAATCCTTATCAAACTCTATCAGGTTACATAATGCTACGGCCTCCCTGGTATCAGTACATTCTGTCTTGAGACCATCGTTATACTTAATTTGCTGGCAGTACGGATGAATTGATCGCTCACTGGaagatatcatatcaaaatcatGTTATTTCGCTTGTTAAGCACATCTCCATGGCACCGCAGTTATAGAGGACAAGCAAGGAAGCAAGAAATCGAACAGAGATCGAAATATCATATTTACGTATGTTTATGTTTCTCCATCCAGTAAAGACAGCTATTATTCACAAACCCACAGCCGAGATTTCGCCCCCAAGACAACGGTTCTGCAGAATCGTAATTGGGTTTATACCACCTAAAACAGAAAAGGATTGATGGTAGTAAATCTATTTCAAAATCAATGATGATGGTAGCTAGAATTCTATTTGCTGTTACCAGTTCTGGGGTGTTGGCAGAGGCGATAAGTAGACACAGGTTGATAAGGGGTTGTCTAGCTTCTAGCTTTGACCATACAAGGACCTATTTTCGAATAACGAGTTTCACTTGCCATATTAACAACCACACCTGATACAGTGATAACTAGCAACACATACAAATGATTCATGGAATGATTCAACAATGGATGGTGATCTTACCCGCTGTCCTCCATTAAAGCCAATGTGATCCGAGATATTGACGGATTCTGTGTGTAAGTTCCCGTCATTGCTTCATTCTGGAATAGGAATACAATATATTCAAAACAGCTGCAATGCGAAAAACTCTGAAATCTTTTTCGTGTAAAAATCTTGTCCTTGATCAGCTCTCTCACTCAATCATTCTAAGATCCACAGGGAGTTGAGACACAGAGCTTTCTATCTGAAATCTGAAATCTGCATCGGAAAAAAAAGTCGGAAATTTACATCCCTCGACATCTGGCCTGGCAGTACATCCTTTAAGATAATTACCTCAAAAACCCTCTTTTCCCAGTGAGTCAACGCTGTTCCCACAATTCCCTGATCTTCTAGCTCAGCGCCTTCTAATGTTGAGCAATTGAAATGATTACGGACTTCTTCCTGAAACACATTAGATTACAAGACAGTGCAGGCTTCCATTTCGACCACACACTAATTAGTGGTGTGGATGCGTCGTGCTCAAGACATGAGGAATTCGTAAAAGTGACCAAGGTGACAAATAGTGTATTATCTGAGTCTAAGAAGTGAGCATTGAATTTCCTTACAAAAAAAGTAACAAAATTTATACATTTGAACTGGCACATACCACTACTTTTGGTGTAACCACCATATGAACATATTTATCCACTGTGCCCCCTCGCACAAGCCAATCCTTTCTTCTAACCAGCTTGATAATATTTTCACCCCATTGGTACAAAGACAACCTGGAAAAACAATTGATATTAAACATTCTATATTATGAATGGCAGCTGATATGTTTAACCAAAGATTGTTGGTATTTCCTAGGTTTGATTTTAACTGAAGCAAAAACAATATAACTTGAACTGATGACGTCAACTGGAAAAAAAATCGCCTCGTTCTTTGATCAAATCTGATCCTATCTACTCGATTTCAGCTTTTTAGTAGGCATAAAATTCATTGAAATCGAGCCCATATAATTATTATGCAGACAAATTTCCAAAGTTGCGTCGGGACGGAACTTGAGCATAATGATTCTTAGGCAAGTGAAGTGGTACCGTAACGGTGTAAGCGCCTATTAATGTCAGATATGTCAAATCTCCGCCGATCGGAAAGTTGGGTCCTGAGATTCGTGCTTTTTTTAATGGTGTGGAGAACGCTGCTGCCAGCGTCAGAAATCAGGAGAAATGGGCAGTTCACCTGAAACGTACGTTTTGTTGTACAATGGTTTTCCGCTAGATCCCAATCTGGGTGTGAGTGGTTTGCCATCTTTGTCTCGAAAGAATGCGTACAGTCCTGCAGAGAAACCCTGAAGAGACAAAAGCAGCCAATTACTGAATGTATGCTGCTTCTGTTCTGAAAATTTAATGCATTTTTCCATTTAGCTTTTATAAGAAGTTCGTCAGGGCTGCAAATGTCAGTGGGGAGGGGGACAGCACACATCATTTAATACCCATGGCCTAAGCTCTACTTACCAAAGCGTGGAGTATCTCGTGTTTGATTGTGGCAGCTATCTGGGTGAGATCATGAAACTTTGTCGATATAGAATTTGGGCAAATATTCACATAACCAGCTACTGgtctgaaaagacaaaaaagtTGCGATCAAGTGACATTGTCCAAGGTAGAGTAAGGTGACATTGCCTATTCGATAACCCTCCTTAAAAGATCACAGTAAAAACCTACCTATCAAGAGCACCTTCCAATTGGCAGTAAGCAGCATAAGCGACCGTGGTACCGTATCCACATCTCTTGGTTGTTTTTGTAGAGACATACAATATGAAGTCAGCATTGCGCACGCCTGGTCCAGATGTACCATTTGTATAGCATGAACCAGATGGCGGAGGAGAACACATCCGACAGACCTGAAAAGAAACTTCAGTTTCAGGATGGGTGGTATGATCTGATGTTAAAGGCATTAGACTCGTGAATAATTCAGACATAGTTGGTTCAATACAAGACACTGACACATCGTGTGCTATTGGTCAATTCACTCAATTACCAAGACCACTGAGTGAAACATATATAACTGATTCTTTGTACCGGATCAACAGGTGCCTCTTccaaaacaactttttaaaaattgatccCCCCACACTTGTGACCTTTGGCAAGACACTTTGCCTCCCTAGCCATCCTTTGAATGAGAAAACTGATATTTCTTTGTATCCGTTGCCTATGTCGCGAAAACAGATCTCACTTACATCTAAATGATCTTCCGGCACCCTGATCTCCCCACACATTGTCATAGGAGAACATCCATCACTGCAGTAATGGTACGGGTCATCATTTTTGTAGCGAATGTAGCTGGTTTCACATTGTCTGCAAGAAAAACCAACATAGATACCGATAGACCGTTATGACAGGTAAGTTCAAGTACACAAAAGCCTCAAATGTTCATTTTAATTGAAAGCCATTTTGGTATTTGGTGTTGAGGCAGTTCAAGTTGAAATTTTATTCAGGTTGTGGTGGGACAACTTCACCAGAAACGACTCATTTTCTTCTTGGCCTCAAAAGTTCTTTGGTTTTAGTTTACTCATGCCTTACCTAACTAATTTTAATGGTTGAACAGTCTGTCTCACTTGAAGAGTTTTTTCCCAAAACAAAACAGCCTCTGGCATAATTTCTTCCTGAAATAAATAATACATTCTTTGAACAAATACATTTATGTTATGTTTCTAACCTTTACTGCAAATTGCACATCAAATCCCTAATAGCAATGGAAGATGATAGCCTCATGTAAATAGCTTATGACGTAATAGAGGTAGTGGATCCTATTATGGTCTGTGTCGGATTGCCACTGCATAGGAGGACTCTCCACTTCACAAAATCCATTCAAATTTGAATCCCCCTCCCCGCAGTCGCCTGGCATAGTTCAAAGTAGCCGACAAGTTATCACTTGGAGAAATAAATTGCTGGATGGTACAGCTCTAGACTATCAAAacaactgattgattgatgcatCAGGCATGTCATCACCATTCATGGCATGTATGAAGAACTGTACCTTtataaatttgaacttttctTTGGAGAGATCTTGTAAACTTTTATCATAGACAAGATGTATTCTTAGATTCTGCGATATACTGCGCTTCCTCAGGATGTGAGATGGCTCTATGTGGACATTGTGAAGCACCTAAAACATTAAAAGTATGCTGCATTCTTTATCAGTTACTAAAATCAATTCGAGGGGTTGAGACGGGTACCAGGTTGAGACAGACATTCGCTCAAAATGACTGACTCACTGAGGCCAACAACACACATCAGTCTCATATTTTTATCTAGTACCACTACCAATATTTAAGATAGGCGGAATCGTTTTTGGTTGGAATAGAAGAAAGGCAGCACTGCAAGTTGCGTGTAATTTGACTACAAATGTACATGGACGATAGAATAGGAACTTCGACGCTGaaggacaaattcaaattcaattttcattataaaaaacatttatttgaaCACTTTCATTTTGAAGTGTAACAGTACAATTGAAATAAACATGTGTAACACTAACAGTACaattgaaataaacattaatatttgaacacttcaaaatgaaagtgttcaaataaatgtttttatAATGAACCTAAAGGTAGATGTCTACAATAGGATTGTGTACATTACCTCATGTGGCTTAGGTAATCGGTGGAAACAATTATGTCCATCTGTGGAGGCAAGTTTATCCAAAATATAGAgaaatatgaaaagaaaattatcaaaactccccattttcacGATTTGTCACATCCTCAATATACACGCAACTCACCAGCATTCGTAATTTCACAATAGAttagtagatggcagcaccagacggtaTACAATAGAttagtagatggcagcaccagacggtcAGCCGGGACATCTACAGTGTGGTACAATATCATGTCCCACTGTTTCCCTGCTCCTATAGAGACAACATGAAGTTTGAATAATCATTGTCAATCTGCAAGCTCTTCTTATGTACGAAGTTCGTTTATCAAGATTGACCAATGTGTCTGGCACGGCGCCGGCATCCTGACCAGGCCTTGCAGGCACCTTTTAGTTGCCACAAAACAAAATGAAGTTTCAATTGGcataaatgaatttattttcttcTTATCAAGCAGAACAATAATTGTCAATGTTTATTCTGCTTCTCAATTGTCCAAACTTTGTCAACTTTCCTTCTCAGCTTTGATTGTCCATTCAAAGTATCATTGTCTTTTGTTGAGCGCTCATAAAGCCACACTGTATCAATTCCAGCGTTTATCTCATTTGTAGGGTGCCAAGATTTAAAAGGAAATCGACAAGCTACAATGTGGCCATCTGCACAAAGTTCTTTCTTCAACTTTTCTTCAAGAGGTTCCATctgaaatcaaaacaataaatcGGGTCAATTATTTGAAACCATTTAAGTGATCTTTTCCCACTCTTCAAAAATTCGCTAAAGTCAAATGGGTCAAAGAAGAGAGGCCAAGGTGAGAAGAACGTGACCCATGTCGTAATGAAAACACATAACAGTTATCCTAACAATGACGGTGGTGCATAGAAGGTGACTCCTTGGTATTTACTATCGCAAATTGGCCTGATGAGTgatgacaagtcacaaccaaaatgcTCATATCATAACCAGACTTTAAGTATTGCTACTTACCATTTGCTCAACTCCAAATATTACAACATTATCATACTTTGACGGATCAATCTGGAAATGAATGGAACAATGAAATAAAGGCCATTACAATTAAAGGCCAATGTTTCCTCCTCAAAAAGCTAGAAAACAAAAATTCAGTGAGTTTTGACAATTTCACTGATGAAATCTTGAGATCATAGATAGTTTATTGtggaaaaaaatacaaaatcttTGCTGGGATATATCATCAATTTGTCTTTCATACTTGTACAGTTATTTAAATAAGACAGATGTACAGTTGGATATAAGCACCTTGTCAATATCTAATTTTCAAATGATCACGCTCTGTCTCACCTTCCATAAATCCCTCCGGACAAACTTTGTCTGTTTATTAACCCCTTCTCTCCAAGCGCTGATCCGAGAATACCATACCAGCCAAGGGTTGAGCTCAACACCAGTTGCTCTAAATCCCATTTTGGCTGCTTCTATTACCTGGAATGACGATATGACAATTAGAATTACAATATACAATATCATCATATGTGTTACATGAGCACATAGACACCAGGACCATGCAGCCACCTGGGCATTACTCTCATCGATAATCAACTCTCTTGAAAAAGTTGTTTCGACTGAACAGTGAGGAATGTTTTTAAGTGTTAGATGTCAAAGATCTAAGCAGGGATTGAACTCCTGCCACTTGACCTAGTAATCGAGCATATTTTATACTGCCTCTTCACTTGGCTTAAGACACTGGTCCCCTGTACCACGGACCAGTATGAGTAATATAAATTACTGCCCTACCCTTGGCGATCCGATTTTACTCACGATCCGTCCATCTCCACTGCCAAGATCAATAAAAGTCCCAGATCTCCCCTTCAGCATCTTCATCACATTCTCTACTTGCTTCGTTGTGGCTGGCACATATGGAAGACAGATTTTCCTCAAGGCTGGCAAGACAAATGGTGTTGTGACTGCATAGATTGTGCCAAATAATGCACCAGAAACCCCCAAAATCGTCCAACCAGTCCTTGTCATGCGTCGATTACCAGTGTTTGTGGAAAATCCATTGTCTGACATTGTAATCTGCTAATTTTTTTCAGCAGGCTGTAGTTAGTTTAGATAAAATTCATGACAAAACAAGTTATTTTGACAAATTccaaaattttcatttcatgggcgcagccatcttgaaacaaCTTCGTCCATAAGAAAACCAAATCAAACAAATCTTGCTTTTCGATAGAATAAGTGATTTTTAACATAGCACAGTTTGactgaaaaacattaaaaaacaaacaaatttcaagccaccaaagttagaggaccccatcaacattttcatcagcaatttcatccaaggaatttcatcaacagtttacaccttcccggGATTTCCACACTCTATTTTTAGACCAATGAGTATTCTGGGGAATCCGGCCCGGGGAATCCCCACAAACAAGGAAGTGCAAAAAAGTACATTTTATGACATGTAAGGCAATATTTCTTCGTAACTCTTCGTTATTTCAGGAAGGGGTGATCTGCTCCACGTTGTTCATCACACAGGAAAGTAACAAACTTGGGAAGAGGCACAAGTGACAAAACCCTAcacaaaaccaacataataTTGACGTTTCTTCACACCATCGCCATGGCTTCATCAAATCCAATATCTGATGAGGAATTCAAAGAACTTTTGAGGAGTGCTCCTGTCCACTGCATCAACTACGCAACACGAGCAAGACTATCACTATTCCTTAATCCTCCGCGCACCATTCCGGCTCGATGTGGGTATTTACCTGATTGGCGCGGTGTTGCTGAGCTCAGAGACTTCCAATACCAACAGatccaaaattttcaactgtCTCCAGATCCAACTGCAAGATTATTGGATGAATATGAGTTTGCGGAAAGTCAGGACAATTCAGTGCAATCTTTGTTAGATATTCTGAAAACTTTAGATCGATTTGATATCCTTGATGACTTGAAGGGGGACATAGGTAAGTCTATAATTAAACCTCAATTTTTGGGAGTTTGTATTAAAAAACCCTTTATATTAGATGATAGTTTCATAAGAAGATATAAAATACTTGCACTGATTATTTATTTAAAACAGTGGTTTGAGTACTAGTATCTTTAGCAGAACCTAGACTTTCAGCACTTGAACAAAACAAAGTAGCTTTGCTGAATATGGCTCAAAAATGCATTGATGCAGGAAACATTGATACAGAAATATCAATTGGTCTGCTCTCAGTTTTGTGTGTAGGCTACTCTCAGTTTCACCACATCACTTTTTCAGAGAGAGATGTAATGAAGTACCGGCGAACACAGCAAAGAGTGCAAGACCCGACAGGTATAAAAATCTGGCACTTTCCCTAGAGTAACCCGTGGACAATAGATAGTCCAGGTTGCATTGGGCTGAGCTTgctgttcaaatgtaaaattgCTTCTGCATTGTTGTGAGCTGGTGTATTGGGGTCCCATTCGTTGGACAGCTAATGTGCCTACAAATATTGATACTTATGTGACAGTGTCTTAATCAAGCACGCCTCAGTGATGTGCTGAATTTGAATTATTTCCTTGGACATAGTGACCGGTAGTTAACTCCATGTCTTCTATATTTTCAGTCACATCAAATCAGCCTGATCCAATACCTTTTCACAATGATTTCCTGGTACCCGAGGACAGATACATCGTCGTTGATGACTGTAAGTTTACATTGAAGGGTCATATTGATGAATTTTGATTATAAATTAGTTGGCAGTGCTACATGTAAGATCGCTTTGTGTGCCAAAATGTGAGAAGATGAGGAGAAACTGATGTCAAAATGTGTCCTCAAATCAATGCTGAGTGGGTTATTCGAATTCCCATCTGTAAAATTTTTACATCCTGGTTAAGCCCACTATCCTAAACTTGATACGTGGACGTGATCAATACTGATCATATGATTTGGAAATTATTGCAAATTTCTATAAAATGAGGGGGCGTTTTCATCCAGAATTATCAGTCCTACATTGGGTTTCTCATCATGACTTCTGAGTAATTCTCGACTGGTATAAAAACGATATCGTTGGCAAAATAATTGTGACTTTTAGTGTAAAGTTTCCTGTCTGTTCATACAGAGGAGCGAAATATAATGTGTCTCTCTAATTTTTCAGCGGAGGACAATGTGACTATATTTGATGCATTTGTCTGTTATACGAAAGACCCCTCTGCAACTAATGATAGAGAATTCGTAAAAGAGATGGTCCGTGTTCTTGAGGGCCAGTTTGGCTTGAAACTCTACATCATGGAGCGAGATCTTCTCCCAGGTACCAATGAACTGTGTGTCTCAGCTGCTCTTATTGAGAAAAGGTAGGTGGTGTTGCTTCATCCATCGAGTGTTTACTCTGGTTCGATTGTGTGTTACTGCTGGTTTCAGTTTGCACCAGTTATAGCCCTGTGATCCATCTTGTGTTGGAGGCTTTGGAGTCTGGCTGAGACTGTTTGTTTTATCTTTTGCTCAGGAGCCTACACCATTCATgtttattttaatattttttcatgatcATGTATGTATCCATCACTTTAATTTTCAGATGCAAACGAACAATCTTGGTGATATCACGGGCATACCTACAAAGTCCAGAATGCGAGGTGCACACACGGTCTGCCCTCTGCTTTTCACCTAGTAAGTATGAGACTCAACGCAGGTGATCCTCATATGCTCCTGACCACATGTCTTCTAACATGTCAGATACATATACAGTTTGTAAGACGTGAGTGTGAGAGAGTTTGACAAAACTTGTGTTGCATGGACATGATAAGTGTCGCTCTTGTCCACGAATGCCAGGTGTACGAAAAATGGAAATATGTGTGCGTTACGCTTATGGTTTGACCcaaccccctccccctgtaATCTGAGTCTTTAGTTTGTGGTCGTTTTGCTTTCAGCATGTCACAATAAGAAAATATTGCCCATCTTTATTGAGCGGAACGTCAAAGCTCCGTCAGTCCTTCGGCCGATGAATGCCGTTGATATGACGATGAATGACAAGCAGATTATCGAATGGTCGTGGAAGCGTATCTCTGCTGCGCTGAAAATGCCGCTGATTTTGACGATGGAAGACAAGAGGGATGAAAAGAAGCTTGAAACAATCAGTTTCAAACTACGTGAACAACCCAAGTTGGATAGTTTGGAGAGAATGAATTGACAACTTCAGACGAGCGACTTGGGCACAATTGGACAGTGTCAGAAGTAGCAATTCATCTGACGTGTGACATTCAATTTTTCAGCTGCTCGAAAGAAAATTATGCCGATTCGAATTGAGAAGGATTGTGCAATTCCCAAGGTGTTG
This genomic window from Lineus longissimus chromosome 13, tnLinLong1.2, whole genome shotgun sequence contains:
- the LOC135497751 gene encoding leishmanolysin-like peptidase is translated as MGSFDNFLFIFLYILDKLASTDGHNCFHRLPKPHEVLHNVHIEPSHILRKRSISQNLRIHLVYDKSLQDLSKEKFKFIKEEIMPEAVLFWEKTLQVRQTVQPLKLVRQCETSYIRYKNDDPYHYCSDGCSPMTMCGEIRVPEDHLDVCRMCSPPPSGSCYTNGTSGPGVRNADFILYVSTKTTKRCGYGTTVAYAAYCQLEGALDRPVAGYVNICPNSISTKFHDLTQIAATIKHEILHALGFSAGLYAFFRDKDGKPLTPRLGSSGKPLYNKTLSLYQWGENIIKLVRRKDWLVRGGTVDKYVHMVVTPKVVEEVRNHFNCSTLEGAELEDQGIVGTALTHWEKRVFENEAMTGTYTQNPSISRITLALMEDSGWYKPNYDSAEPLSWGRNLGCGFVNNSCLYWMEKHKHTERSIHPYCQQIKYNDGLKTECTDTREAVALCNLIEFDKDLEPQYQYFSSLPDVSDVLAGRYGGSVELADYCPYIQEFSWKRGDVVIRASKCMENENSPDKYSNYALESYGNNSVCIQQSAPWVLMKCDRTHKVQHWGSGCYMHSCSDKGLSLIVEGREYPCYKEGQVLQIKAISMGYLHSGEIICPSCQEICKGDGMECPKEQDPPLTRTDIVEPAIPCASTQSHLVASLLVIMLIAAVALS
- the LOC135497752 gene encoding myeloid differentiation primary response protein MyD88-like isoform X2 — its product is MASSNPISDEEFKELLRSAPVHCINYATRARLSLFLNPPRTIPARCGYLPDWRGVAELRDFQYQQIQNFQLSPDPTARLLDEYEFAESQDNSVQSLLDILKTLDRFDILDDLKGDIERDVMKYRRTQQRVQDPTVTSNQPDPIPFHNDFLVPEDRYIVVDDSEDNVTIFDAFVCYTKDPSATNDREFVKEMVRVLEGQFGLKLYIMERDLLPGTNELCVSAALIEKRCKRTILVISRAYLQSPECEVHTRSALCFSPTARKKIMPIRIEKDCAIPKVLRPLTILDYTREDLEEWFWPSVAKHLKKEFPTFRQDSVIDSSLSSLTYKLPDLPSGDFALFK
- the LOC135497752 gene encoding myeloid differentiation primary response protein MyD88-like isoform X1 is translated as MASSNPISDEEFKELLRSAPVHCINYATRARLSLFLNPPRTIPARCGYLPDWRGVAELRDFQYQQIQNFQLSPDPTARLLDEYEFAESQDNSVQSLLDILKTLDRFDILDDLKGDIERDVMKYRRTQQRVQDPTVTSNQPDPIPFHNDFLVPEDRYIVVDDSEDNVTIFDAFVCYTKDPSATNDREFVKEMVRVLEGQFGLKLYIMERDLLPGTNELCVSAALIEKRCKRTILVISRAYLQSPECEVHTRSALCFSPTCHNKKILPIFIERNVKAPSVLRPMNAVDMTMNDKQIIEWSWKRISAALKMPLILTMEDKRDEKKLETISFKLREQPKLDSLERMN
- the LOC135497753 gene encoding ATP synthase subunit C lysine N-methyltransferase-like, whose protein sequence is MSDNGFSTNTGNRRMTRTGWTILGVSGALFGTIYAVTTPFVLPALRKICLPYVPATTKQVENVMKMLKGRSGTFIDLGSGDGRIVIEAAKMGFRATGVELNPWLVWYSRISAWREGVNKQTKFVRRDLWKIDPSKYDNVVIFGVEQMMEPLEEKLKKELCADGHIVACRFPFKSWHPTNEINAGIDTVWLYERSTKDNDTLNGQSKLRRKVDKVWTIEKQNKH